The proteins below come from a single Kiloniellales bacterium genomic window:
- a CDS encoding tetratricopeptide repeat protein — MSWRRNDQDLDLALIQFHQGSYPAAVESLKRVLGRDPENARAFALLALCRLNQERIDDASRAIATALTLDAEQSFHQWIDGLVAMARTDWSNAERAFRAAIDLDAGDPEGYFGMALLWKARMKPKRALQWLDQALAIDPQHLDSLALAADIALERNDLDRAWETAMRALKVNPQHLSACLVMGEVLCRRGDTEAALDHAVLALTQSPDHDGALELMALIRARRNPLFALWWRGEQALKRLGPAFRVIVVLSLLMIYASLDWLFEGLGLLTWKYGLAAIFFPLGLYFAFGHMALSMMIEWEKRKIRLSSSF, encoded by the coding sequence TTGTCCTGGCGGCGCAACGACCAAGACCTCGACCTGGCGCTGATCCAGTTCCACCAGGGCAGCTACCCGGCCGCCGTCGAGAGCTTGAAGCGGGTCCTGGGCCGCGATCCCGAGAACGCCCGCGCCTTCGCCCTGCTCGCCCTCTGCCGCCTGAACCAGGAACGGATCGACGATGCCAGCCGCGCGATCGCCACGGCGCTGACGCTCGACGCCGAGCAGAGCTTCCACCAATGGATCGACGGCCTGGTGGCCATGGCGCGCACCGACTGGAGCAACGCCGAGCGCGCCTTCCGCGCCGCCATCGACCTGGACGCCGGCGACCCTGAGGGCTACTTCGGCATGGCCCTGCTCTGGAAGGCGCGGATGAAGCCCAAGCGGGCCCTGCAGTGGCTGGACCAGGCCCTCGCGATCGATCCGCAGCACCTGGATTCCCTGGCTCTGGCCGCCGACATCGCTCTGGAGCGCAACGACCTCGACCGGGCCTGGGAGACCGCAATGCGGGCCCTCAAGGTCAATCCGCAGCACCTGAGCGCCTGCCTGGTCATGGGCGAGGTGCTCTGCCGCCGCGGCGACACCGAGGCGGCCCTGGACCATGCCGTCCTGGCGCTGACCCAGAGCCCGGACCACGACGGCGCCCTGGAGCTCATGGCCCTGATTCGGGCCAGGCGCAACCCGCTCTTCGCCCTGTGGTGGCGGGGCGAACAGGCGTTGAAACGCCTCGGACCGGCCTTCAGGGTCATCGTCGTGCTGTCGCTGCTGATGATCTACGCCAGCCTCGACTGGCTCTTCGAAGGCCTCGGCCTGCTGACCTGGAAGTACGGCCTGGCGGCGATCTTCTTCCCGCTCGGCCTCTACTTCGCCTTCGGCCACATGGCCTTGAGCATGATGATCGAATGGGAGAAACGGAAGATCCGCTTGAGCTCGTCGTTCTGA
- a CDS encoding AAA family ATPase, with protein MDAQLIHSLTAALAASPDNIALRLSVIRLHLDADRSEELNSLLAPLGPEDLDRAEDRLLAGRASIAADLPETALAFLTDDSAEARLERARALLELGREDEGQADYQSAVQENPALEDPDLAAQLKAFKPAVADDRPKLRVISNDDTMAEDLHKALMPEQEHVTFANVHGLDRVKEEIRRKIILPYLKPSLFQKFRKRIGGGILLYGPPGCGKTLLARATAGECNAKFFNVMISDILDMYIGESERKLHAIFDTARQQAPAVLFFDEIEAVGAKRQYSHEGTSAKVVSQFLSEMDGFNQDNQGVLVLGATNVPWALDPAFRRPGRFDRTFFVPPPDREARAAILGLELQDRPVVPGVDLEVVAKATSGYSGADLKNIVETASDIAIERSIDSGHEVPIQAEFLKEALQDSAATTLEWLTTARNYARYANDGGQYNAVLEFLRKHGKM; from the coding sequence ATGGACGCTCAGCTGATTCACTCCCTCACCGCGGCGCTCGCCGCCAGCCCCGACAACATCGCCCTGCGCCTCTCGGTGATTCGCCTTCACCTCGATGCCGATCGCAGCGAGGAGCTCAACAGTCTGCTCGCGCCCCTCGGGCCCGAGGATCTGGACCGGGCCGAGGACCGGCTCCTGGCCGGGCGGGCCAGCATCGCCGCCGACCTGCCTGAGACGGCCCTGGCCTTCCTGACCGACGACAGCGCCGAGGCGCGGCTGGAACGGGCCCGGGCGCTCCTGGAGCTCGGCCGGGAGGATGAGGGCCAGGCCGATTACCAATCGGCGGTCCAAGAGAACCCGGCGCTTGAGGACCCCGATCTCGCCGCGCAGCTCAAGGCCTTCAAGCCGGCCGTTGCGGACGACCGGCCGAAGCTGCGGGTCATCTCCAACGACGACACCATGGCCGAGGACCTGCACAAGGCCCTGATGCCGGAGCAGGAGCATGTCACCTTCGCCAACGTCCACGGCCTGGACAGGGTCAAGGAGGAAATCCGGCGCAAGATCATCCTCCCCTACCTCAAACCCTCGCTGTTCCAGAAGTTCCGCAAGCGCATCGGCGGCGGCATCCTGCTCTACGGCCCGCCGGGCTGCGGCAAGACGCTGCTCGCCCGGGCCACGGCGGGCGAGTGCAACGCCAAGTTCTTCAACGTCATGATCTCGGACATCCTCGACATGTACATCGGGGAGTCGGAGCGCAAGCTGCACGCCATCTTCGACACCGCGCGCCAGCAGGCGCCCGCGGTGCTGTTCTTCGACGAGATCGAGGCGGTCGGCGCCAAGCGCCAGTACAGCCACGAGGGCACCTCGGCCAAGGTGGTCAGCCAGTTCCTGTCCGAGATGGACGGCTTCAACCAGGACAACCAGGGCGTCCTGGTCCTGGGCGCGACCAACGTGCCCTGGGCCCTGGACCCGGCGTTCCGCCGGCCCGGCCGCTTCGACCGGACCTTTTTCGTGCCGCCGCCGGACCGGGAGGCCCGGGCCGCGATCCTGGGCTTGGAGCTGCAAGACCGGCCGGTCGTCCCCGGCGTCGACCTGGAGGTCGTCGCCAAGGCGACCAGCGGCTATTCCGGCGCCGACCTCAAGAACATCGTTGAGACCGCGAGCGACATCGCCATCGAGCGCTCGATCGACAGCGGCCACGAGGTGCCGATCCAGGCCGAGTTCCTGAAGGAGGCCTTGCAGGACTCGGCGGCGACCACCCTGGAATGGCTGACCACGGCGCGCAACTACGCCCGCTATGCCAACGACGGCGGCCAGTACAACGCCGTCCTCGAGTTCCTGCGCAAGCATGGCAAGATGTGA
- the speE gene encoding polyamine aminopropyltransferase, which yields MTAWSEEADRDGGAWRLQLRIERVLHRETTPHQDLLLFENPLFGRVLALDGIVQTTENDEFFYHEMLVHVPVLAHGAVERALIVGGGDGGALEELLKHGSLREATLVEIDRSVIDFSRTHLEAICGKAFEDRRLELVIADGLAWVAEQRGRRAPFDLILIDSTDPVGPGEVLFTESFYADCAGLLAEDGLLVTQNAVPFTEPASLAGPLTALGRSFAATACYRVAVPSFFGGDMVFVLAARAAAALKAETATLEQRFAASGIETRYYTPAVHQGAFALPRCIAELIEARPGAKPRVPGGG from the coding sequence ATGACCGCCTGGTCGGAAGAGGCCGACCGCGACGGAGGGGCCTGGCGCCTGCAGCTGCGCATCGAGCGGGTGCTGCATCGGGAGACGACGCCGCACCAGGACCTGCTGCTCTTCGAGAACCCGCTCTTCGGCCGGGTCCTGGCCCTGGACGGCATCGTCCAGACCACCGAGAACGACGAGTTCTTCTATCACGAGATGCTGGTCCACGTGCCGGTCCTGGCACACGGCGCGGTCGAGCGCGCACTGATCGTCGGCGGCGGCGACGGCGGCGCCTTAGAGGAGCTGCTGAAGCACGGCAGCCTCCGCGAGGCGACCCTGGTCGAGATCGACCGCTCGGTGATCGACTTCTCCAGAACTCACCTCGAGGCAATCTGCGGCAAGGCCTTCGAGGACCGGCGCCTGGAGCTGGTGATCGCCGACGGCCTCGCCTGGGTCGCCGAGCAGAGGGGCCGGCGGGCGCCCTTCGACCTGATCCTGATCGACTCCACCGATCCGGTCGGGCCGGGCGAGGTGCTCTTCACCGAGAGCTTCTATGCCGACTGCGCCGGGCTTCTGGCCGAGGATGGTCTGCTGGTCACCCAGAACGCGGTTCCCTTCACCGAGCCCGCGTCCCTCGCCGGACCGCTCACCGCCCTGGGCCGCAGCTTCGCCGCGACCGCCTGCTACCGGGTCGCCGTGCCCAGCTTCTTCGGCGGCGACATGGTCTTCGTCCTGGCCGCCCGGGCCGCCGCGGCCCTGAAAGCCGAAACGGCGACCTTGGAGCAACGCTTCGCCGCGTCCGGGATCGAGACCCGCTATTACACCCCGGCGGTGCACCAGGGCGCCTTCGCCCTGCCGCGCTGTATCGCCGAGCTGATCGAGGCGCGGCCCGGCGCAAAGCCGCGGGTCCCCGGCGGCGGCTGA
- the speD gene encoding adenosylmethionine decarboxylase — translation MLQGKALPQLGTDLDREPRTPRPQGRQYDKGPGTSPEGKDYFQERDGQRFAGTHLIVDLWDAGRLDDLDHVDRTLRACVEASGATLLHLHLHHFTPNGGVSGVAVLAESHISIHTWPERDYAALDVFMCGAADPRAAVPVLRRAFDAGRVEVEEILRGRVTA, via the coding sequence ATGCTGCAAGGCAAAGCCCTCCCTCAACTGGGGACGGACTTGGATCGCGAACCAAGAACACCCCGACCGCAGGGCAGGCAGTACGACAAGGGACCGGGGACTTCCCCCGAAGGCAAGGACTACTTCCAGGAACGCGACGGTCAGCGCTTCGCCGGCACGCACCTGATCGTCGATCTCTGGGACGCCGGGCGCCTTGACGATCTCGATCACGTCGACCGCACCCTGCGCGCCTGCGTCGAGGCCTCCGGGGCGACGCTCCTGCACCTCCATCTGCACCACTTCACCCCGAACGGCGGGGTGTCCGGCGTGGCGGTCCTGGCGGAATCCCACATCAGCATCCACACCTGGCCCGAGCGCGACTACGCCGCGCTCGACGTCTTCATGTGCGGCGCCGCGGACCCCCGGGCGGCGGTCCCGGTCCTGCGACGGGCCTTCGATGCCGGGCGGGTCGAGGTCGAGGAGATCCTGCGCGGCCGCGTGACCGCATGA
- a CDS encoding Rap1a/Tai family immunity protein, translated as MSERETTLRAREVPLKAAWPAALLAAGLCLAMLPADARGGQTGRDFLELCSGPESWTEGYCTGYVTGAGELIDGLLLEEDLKSALASRAFCLPNGLRKGQVRDLVLDYLRAHPEVRDKQMTSITWAALIEAFPCS; from the coding sequence ATGTCCGAAAGGGAAACCACCCTTCGAGCACGAGAAGTTCCGCTGAAAGCCGCCTGGCCCGCAGCCCTGCTCGCAGCCGGCTTATGCCTGGCGATGCTCCCCGCCGACGCCCGCGGCGGCCAGACCGGGCGAGATTTCCTGGAGCTCTGCAGCGGTCCCGAATCCTGGACCGAGGGCTACTGCACGGGATACGTCACCGGCGCCGGCGAACTGATCGACGGGCTCTTGCTGGAGGAGGACCTGAAGTCCGCGCTCGCAAGCAGGGCCTTCTGCCTGCCGAACGGCCTGCGGAAGGGCCAGGTTCGCGACCTCGTCCTCGACTACCTGCGCGCGCATCCGGAAGTTCGGGACAAGCAAATGACCAGTATCACCTGGGCTGCGCTGATCGAAGCTTTTCCCTGCAGCTAG
- a CDS encoding acyl-CoA dehydrogenase family protein, with the protein MIEINDFRDIRDGVRALCARFPGSYWRALDRERRYPEDFVQALTDAGYLACLIPEAYGGSGLPLGAAAAVLEEIHKAGCNGAACHAQMYTMGTVLKHGSEAQKQAYLPEIAAGRLRLQAFGVTEPTSGTDTLSLRTTAVRDGDGYVVNGQKVWTSRAAHSDLMLLLARTTPKDKVTKKGEGLSVFLVDLRAAEGIEIRPIPTMINHATAEVFLSDVRVPAESLIGEEGRGFRYILDGMNAERILIAAECLGDARWFVETASAYAKERQVFDRPIGQNQGVQFPIARAFAQTEAAELMIRKAAALFDAGEPCGKEANLAKLLASEASWAAGEACLQSHGGFGFAEEYDVERKWRETRLYQIAPISTNLILSYLAEHVLGLPRSY; encoded by the coding sequence ATGATCGAGATCAACGATTTCCGGGACATACGCGACGGCGTGCGGGCGCTCTGCGCGCGCTTTCCCGGCAGCTACTGGCGTGCGCTGGACCGCGAGCGGCGCTATCCCGAGGACTTCGTCCAGGCGCTCACCGACGCCGGTTACCTGGCCTGCCTGATTCCCGAGGCCTACGGCGGCAGCGGCCTGCCGCTCGGCGCGGCGGCGGCGGTGCTGGAGGAGATCCACAAGGCCGGCTGCAACGGCGCGGCCTGCCACGCCCAGATGTACACCATGGGCACGGTCCTGAAGCACGGCAGCGAGGCCCAGAAGCAAGCCTACCTGCCGGAGATCGCCGCTGGCCGACTGCGCCTCCAGGCCTTCGGCGTGACCGAGCCAACCAGCGGCACGGACACCCTCTCCCTGCGCACGACGGCCGTTCGGGACGGCGACGGCTACGTGGTCAACGGCCAGAAGGTCTGGACCAGCCGGGCCGCGCACTCCGACCTCATGCTGCTGCTGGCGCGGACCACGCCGAAGGACAAGGTGACGAAGAAGGGCGAGGGTCTCTCGGTCTTCCTGGTCGATCTGCGCGCGGCCGAGGGTATCGAGATTCGCCCGATCCCGACCATGATCAACCACGCCACGGCCGAGGTTTTTCTTTCCGACGTCCGGGTGCCGGCGGAGTCCCTGATCGGCGAGGAAGGCCGGGGCTTCCGCTATATTCTCGACGGCATGAACGCCGAGCGCATCCTGATCGCCGCCGAGTGCCTGGGCGACGCCCGCTGGTTCGTCGAGACCGCGAGCGCCTATGCCAAGGAGCGCCAGGTCTTCGACCGGCCGATCGGCCAGAACCAGGGCGTGCAGTTCCCGATCGCCCGCGCCTTCGCCCAGACCGAGGCGGCGGAGCTGATGATCCGCAAGGCGGCCGCGCTCTTCGATGCCGGCGAGCCCTGCGGCAAGGAGGCCAACCTGGCCAAGCTGCTGGCCTCCGAGGCTTCCTGGGCGGCCGGCGAGGCCTGCCTGCAGTCCCACGGCGGCTTCGGCTTCGCCGAGGAGTACGACGTCGAGCGCAAGTGGCGCGAGACCCGGCTCTACCAGATCGCCCCGATCTCGACCAACCTGATCCTCTCCTACCTCGCCGAGCATGTCCTCGGCCTGCCGCGGTCGTACTAG